Within Synechococcales cyanobacterium T60_A2020_003, the genomic segment GGGCGTATCGCACCTATCGGGAGCAGTTTAGTGACACGTACATTTCCGATCCCAAAAACTTGAACGAACGGCGACAGCGAGTCCATGCAGGTGCAATTGTGTCGGCGATCGCGCGTCAGGAGGGGGCGGAAATTGGTCAACTCCTGCACAATGATCTAGAGAAAGTGGTGCTTCCGGCTCATCCCAAAGTGGCAAACCTGAAAACTACGCTTCAGTCCTTTGATAGTTTGGGGGTGATGATGTCGGGGTCAGGGCCAACGGTGTTTGCGCTAGCCGCCTCAGCAGAACAGGCGCAGCACCTGCAAACCCAACTTCGGGCAGCCATCTCCGATCCGGATCTAGGCATTTGGGTGGCTCAGACAATCAGCCACGGCATTCAAATTGCTTAAGACCCTCAAGCCTTTGTCTGAATCACGCTAGGCTTGGAATGGACGATACGCATATGCCTGAGGTAACGATGAGCGATCCGACCCCCTCTAAATCCGAGACTTCAGCCTCTGAGGATCCTAATTACGTGCCCCCCACCCCGCAGCGATGCTTTACGGGAGCCTTGATTTCAGGGCCGATTGCCTATGGGCTTTACCTATTAACCCACTCGATTGCCAACTCTTTTGCTCAAAAGCCCTTACCGAGTGGACGGATTGCGGTGAATATTGCGATCGCCGTTCGGACTCTGGTGATTGGGATGAGCACGTTGGGGACCGCCATCTTTACCATTGCAACTCTGGGGCTGATTGCCTTAGGAATTCAGCTTTTGATGCAGAAAGGTGCGACCGGGGAGGGCGAATGACCGTTGGCGTTTGGGTGCTGGGGGATCAGCTTTGGGCTGGGCAGTCGGCTTTAAAGAGTTGCGATGATCAATATCCGGTTCTGTTGATTGAATCATTGGACTATGCGCGGCAACGACGGTATCACGCCCAAAAGTTAGTCCTGGTGTGGTCGGCGATGCGGCACTTTGCCGACGAACTCCGCACTGAGGGTTGGCCTGTGACCTATGCTGTGGAGGATGATTTTTTAACACCGTTGCGGGCTTGGATTCAGGCAGAAGGAATTACCGAACTGCGGGTGATGGAACCGAGCGATCGCCCCTTCCAGACCATGCTGGAAGCCCTGGATCTGCCTTGCACCCTCACCATTCTGCCTAACAATCATTTCTTGTGGAGTCGGGACGAGTTTCGGCAGTGGGCGGGCGATCGCAAACGTCTTCTGATGGAATCGTTCTATCGTGAAGGCCGCAAACGCTTCCAAATTCTGATGGAAGGGCAAGACCCCATCGGCGGACAGTGGAACTTGGATAAGGAGAACCGCAAGCCGCCCAAGGGAACGTTGAACACGCCTAAGCCGCAATGGTTTGAGCCAGACGAAATGACTCAATCCGTGATCGAGCGGGTCAAAACGGCTGTAAATACCTACGGTCAAATTGAACCCTTTCATTGGGCTGTAACGCGCACCCAAGCCCTTCAGGTCTTAGACACCTTTATCCAAACTCGCTTAGAAACGTTTGGCCCCTACCAGGACGCTATGGTGACGGGGGAAGATACGATGTGGCACGCGTTGGTGTCTCCCTACCTCAATTTGGGATTGCTCCATCCAATGGAGGTGCTAGATGCCGTTGAGCAGGCGTTTCACGATCAGGATTTTCCTCTAAACAGTGTGGAGGGCTTTATTCGACAGGTATTGGGTTGGCGGGAGTATATGCACGGTCTGTACCATTACACCGATGCAGACTATCCCCAGCGAAACTGGTTTGAGCATCAGCATCCCTTGCCGGAGTTCTTTTGGGATGCCAGCCAAACAGACATGAACTGCCTGCACCAAACTCTGGCCCAAGTGGAACGGACTGGCTATGCTCACCACATTCAGCGGTTGATGGTGTTGGCAAATTTTGCCCTGATTGCCGGACTGAAGCCGCAGGAGGTGGAGTCTTGGTTTCATGCGGCATTTATCGACGCCCATGATTGGGTGATGCAACCTAACGTGATTGGCATGGGGCTATTTGCAGACGGAGGTATGTTGGCATCCAAACCCTATGCCGCGTCTGCCAACTACATTAACAAGATGAGCGACTACTGTAAGGGCTGTGCCTATGACAAGGGCGATCGCGCCGGAGAACATGCTTGCCCCTTTAACACTTTCTACTGGGACTTCCTTGATCGCCATCGGGGAAGGCTCCAATCTCAAGGGCGGATGAGCTTTATCCTCAAGAATTTAGACAAAATGCCTGATAGCGAACGGAATGCTATTCGGCAACGCGCGACGGAATGGCATCAAAGGAATGCTTAAGAGTTTTTGACTTAAGAGGGTTTAGTGTCAGAAGGTTGACGGTATCCGAAGAAATCAATCGTGTAATTGGTGACTTTGACGCCCGTTTGTTCTTCAACTTGACGCAGAATCTCATCAGGAAGCTGAATATGCACGTCTAGGATTTGGTTCGTATCGAGACAGTTGACATGGCTGTGGGGATCACTAATGTTGCCATAGAGGCGACCGTCGGATTTCTCGATACATTCAATGATCCCCTGCTCCGATAGGGCATCTAGATTTTGATAGACCGAGGTATGCCCAATGTCTTTACCTTGGCGATTGAGGCGATCGTAAATTTCGCGAGCCGATAGGTGCTCTTTCTCTTGCCAAAGTAATTCCAAAATGAAGCGACGCTGCTTGCTCAGACGCATTCCTAAAGTCTGGCAGCGATCCAGGGCATCCTCTAACGTTTGAATAGGTTTCTTAACGATGGCCTCATTTTGCATAACTGTTACTCTCGGAATCACTGGGGTAGCCTTTTGAATGGTCGCCAACGCCTAAGGTCGAACTTAATGACTCACTCGTGTTGTACCGAGCTTTATCACTTTGAAGCTCCCACTCCAGCATCGACAGCACATGTGCCCTAACTTGAACCTACGCCTTTGGCTTGTAGGCTCAAAATAATTTAATCGTATCGAGTTGCAACCTCGCCTGCCATATGTCCAGAAGCCCCAAAACTCATGATCGAAATTCTGGAATACGTCCTTGCTATGGCTTATCTCTGGGTTTAGACCACTCTAGAATGTAGTCACTACCACTTTAACTTAAATGCTCAAAAAATGTCAGAATTCAGTGAGGATAGGCGATCGCCTGCGTTATGAATTCTGTTGCCAAGCGCAGTAGCGATCGTGCCCTTCGGTTTTTGCCTGGTAGAGGACTTGGTCGGCCATTG encodes:
- a CDS encoding transcriptional repressor — encoded protein: MQNEAIVKKPIQTLEDALDRCQTLGMRLSKQRRFILELLWQEKEHLSAREIYDRLNRQGKDIGHTSVYQNLDALSEQGIIECIEKSDGRLYGNISDPHSHVNCLDTNQILDVHIQLPDEILRQVEEQTGVKVTNYTIDFFGYRQPSDTKPS
- a CDS encoding cryptochrome/photolyase family protein; the protein is MTVGVWVLGDQLWAGQSALKSCDDQYPVLLIESLDYARQRRYHAQKLVLVWSAMRHFADELRTEGWPVTYAVEDDFLTPLRAWIQAEGITELRVMEPSDRPFQTMLEALDLPCTLTILPNNHFLWSRDEFRQWAGDRKRLLMESFYREGRKRFQILMEGQDPIGGQWNLDKENRKPPKGTLNTPKPQWFEPDEMTQSVIERVKTAVNTYGQIEPFHWAVTRTQALQVLDTFIQTRLETFGPYQDAMVTGEDTMWHALVSPYLNLGLLHPMEVLDAVEQAFHDQDFPLNSVEGFIRQVLGWREYMHGLYHYTDADYPQRNWFEHQHPLPEFFWDASQTDMNCLHQTLAQVERTGYAHHIQRLMVLANFALIAGLKPQEVESWFHAAFIDAHDWVMQPNVIGMGLFADGGMLASKPYAASANYINKMSDYCKGCAYDKGDRAGEHACPFNTFYWDFLDRHRGRLQSQGRMSFILKNLDKMPDSERNAIRQRATEWHQRNA
- a CDS encoding DUF3082 domain-containing protein; protein product: MSDPTPSKSETSASEDPNYVPPTPQRCFTGALISGPIAYGLYLLTHSIANSFAQKPLPSGRIAVNIAIAVRTLVIGMSTLGTAIFTIATLGLIALGIQLLMQKGATGEGE
- a CDS encoding 4-(cytidine 5'-diphospho)-2-C-methyl-D-erythritol kinase (catalyzes the phosphorylation of 4-diphosphocytidyl-2-C-methyl-D-erythritol in the nonmevalonate pathway of isoprenoid biosynthesis) yields the protein AELGSDLPFCVGGGTAIATGRGESLDPLPTLDSLYLVLAKYHSLSVSTPWAYRTYREQFSDTYISDPKNLNERRQRVHAGAIVSAIARQEGAEIGQLLHNDLEKVVLPAHPKVANLKTTLQSFDSLGVMMSGSGPTVFALAASAEQAQHLQTQLRAAISDPDLGIWVAQTISHGIQIA